One segment of Rhodocyclaceae bacterium DNA contains the following:
- a CDS encoding 4-hydroxythreonine-4-phosphate dehydrogenase PdxA has product MTDKVLETRPLIGLMLGDPTGIGPEIACRMIARRAWPAGTRVAVIGDARVLAMGQADAEVAFPVRQYPQLEDIDWHEVEQPGGPTPLIDLGNMDPAALPRAEASPQAGKLAGDTLKAMIDMALAGRLDGICFAPLNKGAMFRGGWNFPDEHQMFAALTGHQGFYGEMNVIDQFATFRVTSHVSLRKAVDMVQPPRVADAIRLADRMLRDKGVASPRIGVAALNPHNGENGLFGDEEITIIRPTVERMRAEGIGCVGPVSSDVVFIKARAGEFDGVVMMYHDQGQIATKLLGFNKGVTVTAGLPTVFTTPAHGTAFDIVGKHVAGSGAMEAAMDIGARLAASRKAGAS; this is encoded by the coding sequence CTGGCCTGCCGGCACCCGGGTGGCCGTGATCGGCGATGCGCGCGTGCTGGCGATGGGCCAGGCGGACGCGGAAGTCGCCTTCCCGGTGCGCCAGTACCCGCAGCTCGAAGACATCGACTGGCACGAGGTCGAGCAGCCCGGCGGTCCGACGCCACTGATCGATCTCGGCAACATGGACCCGGCGGCGCTGCCGCGCGCCGAGGCTTCGCCGCAGGCCGGAAAGCTCGCGGGCGATACCCTGAAGGCGATGATCGACATGGCGCTGGCCGGCCGGCTCGATGGTATCTGTTTCGCCCCGCTCAACAAGGGCGCGATGTTCCGTGGCGGCTGGAACTTCCCGGACGAGCACCAGATGTTCGCCGCGCTCACCGGGCACCAGGGGTTCTACGGCGAGATGAACGTCATCGATCAGTTCGCGACGTTCCGGGTGACCTCCCACGTCTCGTTGCGCAAGGCGGTCGACATGGTGCAGCCGCCGCGTGTCGCCGATGCGATCCGGCTGGCCGACCGTATGCTGCGTGACAAGGGCGTCGCCAGCCCGCGTATCGGGGTTGCCGCGCTCAATCCGCACAACGGCGAGAACGGTCTGTTCGGTGACGAGGAGATCACGATCATCCGCCCGACGGTGGAGCGGATGCGTGCCGAGGGCATCGGCTGCGTCGGTCCGGTCTCGTCGGATGTCGTGTTCATCAAGGCACGTGCCGGCGAGTTCGACGGCGTGGTCATGATGTATCACGACCAGGGACAGATCGCGACCAAGCTGCTCGGGTTCAACAAGGGCGTCACCGTGACGGCGGGGCTGCCGACCGTCTTCACCACGCCGGCGCACGGGACGGCCTTCGACATCGTCGGCAAGCACGTGGCCGGCAGCGGCGCGATGGAGGCGGCGATGGACATCGGCGCGCGGCTGGCTGCGTCGCGCAAGGCCGGGGCAAGCTGA
- a CDS encoding tripartite tricarboxylate transporter substrate binding protein, producing the protein MKMTLRPRQQHRHFAIPSLAGLASIALAVMPCAANAQQKGPAYPDRPVRMLVGFAPGGGADTAARPVAQRLSEVLGQQFVVDNRPGAGGNIATEIAARATPDGYSLLVGTIAALAINPSIYEKLAFDPIRDFSPITNMASSINVLVVHPSVPAKTVKELVALLRSKPGSLNYGSSGVGSAGHLSGVLLEHMTRTDITHIPYKGGAPAMGALLGGEVQMVFATAATAIPQIKAGKVRGLAVTTATRAGMLPDLPTIAEAALPGYEANNWYGLLAPAKTPKAIVDRLNAETVKILGSQSIREIYFNQGLEPTPTTPEAFGAYIKSEIAKWSKLVKAAGVKPD; encoded by the coding sequence ATGAAGATGACACTACGACCAAGGCAACAGCATCGCCACTTCGCTATCCCGTCCCTGGCCGGCCTTGCGTCGATCGCACTGGCCGTCATGCCCTGCGCCGCGAACGCACAGCAGAAAGGACCGGCCTATCCCGACCGTCCGGTGCGCATGCTGGTCGGCTTCGCGCCCGGCGGCGGCGCGGACACCGCGGCACGTCCGGTCGCCCAGCGGCTGTCCGAAGTGCTCGGTCAGCAGTTCGTGGTCGACAACCGGCCGGGCGCCGGCGGCAACATCGCCACCGAGATCGCCGCGCGTGCGACGCCGGACGGCTATTCACTGCTGGTGGGCACGATCGCCGCGCTGGCGATCAATCCGTCTATCTACGAGAAGCTCGCCTTCGACCCGATCCGCGACTTCTCGCCGATCACCAACATGGCGTCCTCGATCAACGTGCTCGTCGTGCATCCGTCGGTGCCGGCGAAGACCGTGAAGGAACTGGTCGCGCTGCTGCGCTCGAAGCCGGGCAGTCTCAACTACGGTTCGTCCGGGGTCGGCAGTGCCGGTCACCTGTCCGGCGTGCTGCTGGAGCACATGACCCGAACCGACATTACCCACATCCCCTACAAGGGCGGGGCGCCGGCCATGGGCGCGCTGCTCGGCGGCGAGGTGCAGATGGTGTTCGCCACCGCGGCCACCGCCATCCCGCAGATCAAGGCCGGCAAGGTGCGTGGCCTCGCCGTGACCACCGCTACCCGGGCCGGGATGCTGCCCGACCTGCCGACGATCGCCGAAGCCGCGCTGCCCGGCTACGAGGCGAACAACTGGTACGGACTCCTCGCGCCGGCGAAGACGCCGAAGGCGATCGTCGACCGCCTGAATGCCGAGACAGTGAAGATCCTCGGGTCGCAGAGCATTCGCGAGATCTATTTCAACCAGGGGCTGGAGCCGACGCCCACCACCCCCGAGGCGTTCGGCGCGTACATCAAGTCGGAGATCGCCAAGTGGTCGAAGCTGGTGAAGGCAGCGGGCGTGAAGCCGGATTGA
- a CDS encoding CoA transferase, with protein MAGGPLEGVRIIDLTSVVVGPLCTRTLADYGADVIKVESPSGDLGRNIGGRGRTENMGPKFLHLNRNKRSVVLDLKKPAGREALLKLVATADVLLWNVRPDSMARMKLSYEDVRKVNPKIIYCGMFGFGQDGSYRAKPAYDTIIQGSSGLSALLHRAVGEPRYVPIVMCDRTVGLIAVQMIVMALFARTRTGEGQSIEIPMFENMAAFVLDEHMYQATFDPPIEGAPTDHGGTGDPRLLDPDGRPLPTKDGWVCVSANTDAQAFGFFRAVGRPELVTDPRFSSVSARHRNVKAYFAIRIEALKDRTTAEWLEILDAADVPAMPYHTLETLLEDPHLAEAGFFEWKDHPTEGRIRNMRVPNRLSGGVRADYRPAPKLGADSREVLAEAGYDAATIERMIAEGITLAR; from the coding sequence ATGGCGGGAGGCCCGCTCGAAGGCGTGCGCATCATCGATCTCACCTCGGTCGTGGTCGGGCCGCTCTGCACGCGCACGCTGGCCGATTACGGCGCGGACGTCATCAAGGTAGAGAGCCCGTCCGGCGATCTCGGGCGCAACATCGGCGGCCGCGGCCGCACCGAGAACATGGGACCGAAATTCCTGCACCTGAACCGGAACAAGCGCAGCGTCGTGCTCGACCTGAAGAAGCCGGCCGGCCGCGAGGCGCTGCTGAAGCTGGTCGCCACCGCCGACGTGCTGCTCTGGAACGTGCGGCCCGACTCGATGGCGCGGATGAAGCTGTCATACGAAGACGTGCGCAAGGTGAACCCGAAGATCATCTACTGCGGCATGTTCGGCTTCGGCCAGGACGGCAGCTACCGTGCCAAGCCGGCCTACGACACGATCATCCAGGGCTCCAGCGGCCTGTCCGCGCTGCTTCACCGGGCCGTAGGCGAGCCGCGCTATGTGCCGATCGTGATGTGCGACCGCACCGTCGGCCTGATCGCGGTGCAGATGATCGTGATGGCGCTGTTCGCGCGCACCCGCACCGGCGAAGGCCAGTCCATCGAGATCCCGATGTTCGAGAACATGGCTGCCTTCGTGCTCGACGAGCACATGTACCAGGCGACCTTCGATCCGCCGATCGAGGGCGCGCCGACCGACCACGGCGGCACCGGCGACCCGCGGCTGCTCGACCCGGACGGACGGCCGCTGCCGACGAAGGACGGCTGGGTCTGCGTGTCCGCCAACACCGACGCGCAGGCGTTCGGATTCTTCCGCGCCGTCGGCCGTCCGGAACTGGTCACCGACCCGCGCTTCTCGTCGGTGTCGGCGAGGCACCGCAACGTGAAGGCCTATTTCGCGATCCGCATCGAGGCGCTCAAGGACAGGACGACCGCCGAGTGGCTGGAGATCCTCGACGCGGCCGACGTGCCGGCCATGCCTTACCACACGCTGGAGACGCTGCTGGAAGATCCGCACCTGGCGGAGGCCGGCTTCTTCGAGTGGAAGGACCACCCGACCGAAGGCCGCATCCGCAACATGCGCGTGCCGAACAGGCTGAGCGGCGGGGTACGCGCCGACTATCGCCCAGCGCCGAAACTGGGCGCCGACAGCCGGGAGGTTCTGGCCGAGGCGGGCTACGACGCGGCGACGATCGAGCGCATGATCGCCGAGGGCATCACGCTGGCCCGCTGA